A window of Deltaproteobacteria bacterium contains these coding sequences:
- a CDS encoding YbaK/EbsC family protein — protein sequence MIPKRLENLLQERHVWYKSLVHTEAYTAQEVAASMHVKGRELAKSVMVKADGEIVMTVLPASAKVDFGKLRDVLRKKDLGLAKEEEFSNLFPDCETGAEPPFGNLYQVETVVDRSLTGDEYIYFNAGTHYEAVEMKYRDFEELVKPKVAEFTERFQ from the coding sequence ATGATCCCCAAAAGGCTTGAAAATCTTCTCCAGGAAAGGCACGTATGGTACAAGTCCCTCGTCCATACCGAGGCCTATACAGCCCAGGAGGTGGCCGCATCCATGCATGTAAAGGGCCGGGAGCTTGCGAAATCAGTAATGGTCAAGGCGGACGGAGAGATAGTCATGACGGTGCTCCCCGCAAGCGCCAAGGTGGATTTCGGGAAGCTCAGGGACGTACTCAGGAAAAAAGACCTGGGGCTCGCCAAAGAGGAAGAGTTCTCCAACCTTTTCCCTGATTGCGAGACCGGGGCCGAGCCTCCTTTCGGGAACCTGTATCAGGTGGAAACGGTAGTGGACAGGTCCCTTACCGGTGACGAGTACATCTACTTCAACGCGGGAACGCATTATGAAGCCGTCGAGATGAAATACAGGGACTTCGAGGAGCTTGTAAAACCCAAAGTGGCCGAGTTCACCGAAAGATTTCAATAG
- a CDS encoding cache domain-containing protein, with translation MNIGSKLILSFLIATLLPTVFLAFFTTNLISDSRREDAEETISNNLKAAWMQYYSRAYQMQYGMLQASTEGYMKTAMKDRDKALLRSQLIAWKEYRPHVDLWAVVDPGTRTIASLNTRDSGRPISLNGLVEKAFGSRESIISTEIVPHQLLKAEGLDGAASITAEDGKILGDGLMLVVVTPVVDGKGSVLGAIISGDLVSNDPFVPDTLAESIPGSLAAISMGGTQVSTNGIDDDGIRAVGRLIPEPVLAELERNLGYRGEIEVAGKAYMAAFDPIRDNAGRVIGSLFVGIPKEKFVELQYTNIKAIATIALIGIFMATGVASFLTYVITRPILSLKKKAQLVAAGDLNIRMGPVKAGNDEIADLARTFEKMVESLRDKEESIRVSQEKLATQKKLVESIINSLPYALYVLERNKSVVVRNRHATEACPAGECEGPDGCIEDDFISHFPQELREELTGIVEGVFETGEPRSAEYRLGTPDGERIMLTSVFPVVAGDARPAEFVVWMSEDITRKKELELNIISSEKLAAVGQLAAGIAHEVNNPLGGILNCLYNLRNRKLTDERKAEYVDFMEDGIKRVQNIVRQLLDFSQQHAPELSLTDINSIIEGIIPLFRHSVRGKEVRLLVNLSQGLPRILVDRHQIEQILVNLILNAVQAVSSEGLIEVTTRRDGNWFCIQIADNGCGIPQENLGRVFDPFFTTKGVGRGTGLGLSVSRGIIERHKGRIEVESQPGKGSTFRVLLPIGGAEEGV, from the coding sequence ATGAACATTGGCAGTAAATTAATATTATCCTTCCTTATAGCAACTCTCCTCCCGACGGTATTCCTGGCCTTTTTCACCACCAACCTCATAAGCGACAGCAGGCGCGAGGACGCCGAGGAGACTATCAGCAACAACCTCAAGGCCGCCTGGATGCAATATTATTCCAGGGCCTACCAGATGCAGTACGGGATGCTCCAGGCCTCTACCGAAGGTTACATGAAAACGGCCATGAAGGACAGGGACAAGGCCTTGCTGAGGTCGCAGCTGATAGCCTGGAAGGAGTACAGGCCCCACGTGGACCTCTGGGCCGTGGTGGATCCGGGAACGAGGACCATAGCCTCCCTCAATACGAGAGATTCCGGCCGCCCGATATCGCTCAACGGCCTTGTTGAGAAGGCGTTCGGCAGCAGGGAATCCATAATATCAACGGAGATCGTCCCGCATCAGTTATTAAAGGCCGAGGGGCTTGACGGCGCGGCTTCGATTACCGCGGAGGACGGCAAGATACTTGGAGACGGCCTCATGCTGGTAGTGGTCACCCCGGTGGTGGACGGCAAGGGCAGCGTCCTCGGGGCGATAATATCGGGCGACCTCGTCAGTAACGACCCCTTCGTGCCGGACACCCTTGCGGAGTCCATTCCCGGCTCGCTCGCAGCCATATCGATGGGCGGCACGCAGGTATCCACGAACGGGATTGACGATGACGGCATAAGGGCGGTTGGCCGCCTCATCCCGGAGCCTGTTCTCGCCGAGCTCGAGAGAAACCTCGGCTACAGGGGGGAGATAGAGGTAGCCGGGAAGGCCTATATGGCCGCGTTCGACCCGATTAGAGACAATGCCGGCCGGGTGATAGGCTCTCTTTTCGTCGGCATCCCTAAGGAGAAGTTCGTAGAGCTCCAGTATACGAACATCAAGGCCATCGCCACCATCGCGCTCATAGGCATCTTCATGGCCACGGGTGTCGCCTCCTTTCTCACATACGTTATAACGAGGCCCATACTGTCGCTTAAGAAGAAGGCCCAGCTCGTGGCCGCAGGCGACCTCAACATCAGGATGGGGCCGGTAAAGGCGGGGAATGACGAGATAGCGGACCTGGCGCGCACCTTCGAAAAAATGGTCGAGAGCCTCAGGGACAAGGAAGAGAGCATAAGGGTCAGCCAGGAAAAGCTCGCCACGCAGAAAAAACTGGTCGAGTCGATAATAAACAGCCTCCCTTACGCCCTCTATGTCCTCGAGAGGAACAAGTCCGTGGTCGTCCGGAACAGGCACGCAACCGAGGCCTGCCCGGCCGGGGAATGCGAGGGGCCCGACGGGTGCATCGAGGATGACTTCATCTCCCATTTTCCTCAAGAGCTGAGGGAAGAGCTCACCGGCATAGTAGAGGGCGTCTTCGAGACCGGGGAGCCCAGGAGCGCCGAGTACAGGCTCGGCACGCCTGACGGGGAAAGGATCATGCTAACCAGCGTTTTCCCGGTCGTGGCAGGGGATGCGAGGCCTGCGGAGTTCGTTGTGTGGATGTCCGAGGACATAACGAGGAAGAAGGAGCTCGAATTGAACATAATCTCGAGCGAGAAGCTCGCGGCCGTGGGACAGCTGGCGGCAGGCATAGCGCACGAGGTTAACAACCCGCTCGGCGGCATATTGAACTGCCTCTACAATCTCAGGAACCGCAAGCTCACGGACGAGCGCAAGGCCGAGTACGTTGATTTCATGGAGGACGGCATAAAGCGGGTCCAGAACATAGTGAGGCAGCTCCTTGATTTCTCGCAGCAGCACGCGCCGGAGCTTTCCCTCACAGACATAAACTCCATCATAGAGGGCATAATCCCGCTCTTCAGGCATTCGGTCAGGGGCAAGGAGGTGAGGCTCCTTGTGAACCTGAGCCAGGGACTTCCCCGCATACTCGTGGACAGGCATCAGATAGAGCAGATACTCGTGAACCTGATACTTAACGCCGTGCAGGCGGTCTCATCCGAAGGCCTCATCGAGGTTACGACCCGGCGGGATGGGAACTGGTTCTGCATACAGATAGCGGATAACGGCTGCGGCATCCCCCAGGAGAACCTCGGGAGGGTCTTCGACCCGTTCTTCACGACCAAGGGGGTCGGAAGGGGCACGGGCTTGGGCCTTTCAGTAAGCCGTGGTATAATAGAGCGCCACAAGGGCAGGATAGAGGTCGAAAGCCAGCCGGGGAAGGGGAGCACCTTCAGGGTGCTCCTGCCCATCGGCGGAGCGGAGGAAGGGGTTTGA
- a CDS encoding sigma-54 dependent transcriptional regulator has protein sequence MSRILIIDDEPLMRISIGDALKGEGYEVSEAASGREGLGLAKDGGFDVVITDLRLPDIDGLEVLRSLRKSSPETMVILITAFGAVETAVEAMKYGAYDYVTKPFAMDELLIMIRRMLKLKELERENQALKEQVEGRYNFSGIVGRSEKMNEIFEMIKVISQTDSTVLILGESGTGKEIVASAIHRNSPRKDGPYIKVSCAAIPETLLEAELFGYDKGAFTGAVKQKKGRFELADKGTIFLDEIGELAPSIQVKLLRVLQEKEFDRLGGTGTVSADVRVICATQRDLKKEVQNGSFREDLYYRLNVVPIVLPPLRERKGDIILLANHFLNYYSGLCKKQVKGFSVDAVEALIKYPFPGNVRELEHAVERAVVMGKGEEIQPWDLPEEIGSSNLNDCLKVFRSGPDGHENLTKAMKDFEKKYIIKVLEETNGNKTLAARLLGVSRKTLWEKCKILEIISGE, from the coding sequence TTGAGCAGGATACTCATCATAGACGACGAGCCGCTTATGCGCATCTCGATAGGCGACGCGCTGAAGGGAGAGGGCTACGAGGTCTCGGAAGCGGCCTCCGGCAGGGAAGGCCTCGGCCTTGCCAAGGACGGCGGTTTCGACGTTGTCATAACCGATCTTCGCCTCCCTGATATAGACGGTCTAGAGGTCTTGAGGTCGCTCCGGAAGTCCTCGCCAGAGACGATGGTCATCCTCATAACCGCCTTCGGCGCGGTCGAGACCGCGGTAGAGGCCATGAAATACGGGGCCTACGACTACGTGACAAAGCCCTTCGCCATGGACGAGCTTCTGATAATGATAAGGAGGATGCTGAAGCTTAAGGAGCTTGAGCGCGAGAACCAGGCCCTCAAGGAGCAGGTCGAGGGGAGGTACAACTTCAGCGGCATCGTCGGCAGAAGCGAGAAGATGAACGAGATATTCGAGATGATAAAGGTCATCTCGCAGACCGATTCCACGGTCCTCATCCTCGGGGAGAGCGGCACCGGCAAGGAGATAGTGGCGAGCGCAATACACCGGAATAGCCCCAGGAAGGACGGGCCGTATATAAAAGTGAGCTGCGCGGCCATACCCGAGACCCTTCTGGAAGCCGAGCTTTTCGGCTACGACAAGGGCGCGTTCACCGGCGCGGTAAAGCAGAAGAAGGGCAGGTTCGAGCTCGCGGACAAGGGCACCATTTTCCTCGACGAGATTGGCGAGCTCGCCCCGTCCATACAGGTAAAGCTCCTCAGGGTGCTCCAGGAAAAGGAGTTCGACAGGCTCGGGGGCACCGGGACGGTGAGCGCCGACGTCAGGGTGATTTGCGCAACGCAAAGGGACCTTAAAAAGGAGGTTCAGAACGGCTCCTTCCGCGAGGACCTCTACTACAGGCTTAACGTGGTGCCTATAGTGCTTCCGCCGCTACGCGAGAGGAAGGGCGATATAATACTCCTTGCCAACCACTTCCTCAATTACTATTCCGGGCTATGCAAGAAGCAGGTAAAGGGCTTTTCGGTCGACGCTGTCGAGGCGCTCATAAAGTACCCGTTCCCGGGTAACGTCCGGGAGCTCGAACATGCGGTAGAAAGGGCCGTGGTCATGGGCAAGGGCGAGGAGATACAGCCCTGGGACCTCCCCGAGGAGATAGGGAGCTCGAACTTGAACGACTGCCTCAAGGTCTTCAGGAGCGGCCCGGACGGGCATGAGAACCTCACGAAGGCCATGAAGGATTTCGAGAAGAAATACATAATAAAGGTCCTGGAAGAGACGAACGGGAATAAGACGCTTGCGGCCAGGCTGCTTGGAGTTTCCAGGAAGACCCTCTGGGAGAAGTGCAAGATACTTGAGATCATAAGCGGCGAGTAA
- a CDS encoding archaemetzincin family Zn-dependent metalloprotease has product MLLILPVGEVDLDTLERLRQDLEREFGFEAAVAGEKDAFLTPDFALDEERGQYNSTSILFYIMERPELKRYGRVLGVASVDFFAPGLNFVFGEAGPRAAVISTYRLRETFYGREEDRGLLRKRILTEAAHELGHTFGLGHCAFPDCVMFFSNTIEDTDRKGPRFKGRCLEKMVEAGAIGKGKGPG; this is encoded by the coding sequence ATGCTGCTCATACTGCCGGTGGGAGAGGTAGACCTGGATACGCTTGAAAGGCTCCGTCAAGACCTCGAAAGGGAGTTCGGGTTCGAGGCCGCCGTCGCCGGGGAAAAGGACGCCTTTCTCACTCCCGATTTCGCGCTGGACGAGGAGAGGGGGCAGTACAATTCGACCAGCATACTATTCTACATAATGGAAAGGCCTGAGTTAAAACGTTACGGGAGGGTGCTGGGGGTTGCTTCCGTCGACTTCTTCGCGCCGGGACTTAACTTCGTCTTCGGGGAGGCCGGGCCGAGGGCCGCGGTCATATCCACCTATAGGCTGCGCGAAACCTTCTATGGCAGGGAAGAAGACAGGGGACTTCTGAGGAAAAGGATATTGACCGAGGCCGCCCACGAGCTCGGCCACACCTTCGGGCTCGGGCACTGCGCCTTCCCGGACTGCGTCATGTTCTTTTCAAATACCATAGAGGACACCGACAGGAAGGGGCCGCGCTTCAAAGGGAGGTGCCTTGAGAAGATGGTCGAGGCAGGGGCCATCGGGAAAGGAAAAGGCCCGGGATAG
- the prmC gene encoding peptide chain release factor N(5)-glutamine methyltransferase, producing MPGAETIGEALTRIGEALSKAGIPEPMTEAEFILMRLLGLKRHSLFLDAGMELSIEKTKELENILIRRLKREPPQYIFGEADFRGLTLKVTRDVLIPRPETELLAGEAVKLGSQMDSALAVIDLCTGSGCIAVSIASEVPGPIVYATDISEKALQIASKNAARAGVADKVRFLPGDLFSPLPDGLRGRAGIIVSNPPYVPEGDLEGLDPEVRDFEPRGALSGGEDGLYFIRRIVSEAPLFLAPGGWLLIEMGYGQSEDVMRMTESDGRYDQIEIIRDYGDIERILKARHKP from the coding sequence ATGCCGGGGGCTGAAACGATAGGCGAGGCGCTTACCAGGATCGGTGAGGCCCTTTCAAAGGCCGGCATCCCCGAGCCCATGACCGAGGCCGAGTTCATCCTCATGCGCCTCCTCGGCTTAAAAAGGCACTCCCTTTTCCTCGATGCAGGCATGGAGCTCTCCATCGAGAAAACAAAGGAGCTTGAAAATATACTAATAAGGCGGCTCAAGAGGGAGCCGCCCCAGTACATCTTCGGGGAGGCGGACTTCAGGGGGCTTACACTGAAGGTCACTAGGGACGTCCTCATCCCCAGGCCTGAGACGGAGCTCCTTGCCGGAGAGGCCGTAAAGCTCGGAAGCCAAATGGATTCCGCCCTGGCCGTCATAGACCTCTGCACCGGGAGCGGCTGCATAGCCGTGTCGATAGCTAGCGAGGTCCCGGGCCCCATCGTCTACGCGACAGACATCTCGGAGAAGGCGCTTCAGATCGCAAGTAAGAACGCAGCAAGGGCCGGCGTGGCGGACAAGGTCAGGTTCCTCCCCGGAGACCTCTTTTCCCCGCTTCCCGACGGGCTCAGGGGCCGCGCCGGAATAATAGTCTCCAACCCGCCCTATGTCCCCGAAGGGGATCTGGAAGGCCTCGACCCTGAGGTCAGGGATTTCGAGCCCAGGGGGGCGCTCTCAGGCGGAGAAGACGGCCTTTACTTCATAAGGCGCATAGTGAGCGAGGCCCCTCTCTTCCTTGCTCCGGGAGGGTGGCTGCTTATTGAAATGGGTTACGGTCAATCAGAGGACGTGATGCGAATGACTGAATCTGATGGCAGGTATGACCAAATAGAAATAATCAGGGATTACGGCGATATAGAGCGGATACTTAAGGCAAGGCATAAGCCCTGA